One window from the genome of Candidatus Latescibacterota bacterium encodes:
- a CDS encoding SpoIID/LytB domain-containing protein, whose translation MRYAIVGIAILALATVISCGRPEPVYISGDPEAPDEQSSLPGPDPSVHTGTDHSPRVRVLILETSDRIRVEVDGAQVEAAGSDVPGKARSQTKADIRGRLDITRNGKEIKVAGGGRTIARSPWIMIRPEPGSDFRIEGKIYRGALLLRNMGRRIQAINVIGVDDYIKGVLPSEIGYLRKGQYEAYRVQAIAARSYAMGKLEEKKNSPYDLKATIMDQVYRGVGGENTEASAAVDETRGLVGLWNGRVITAYYSSCCGGHTADIRDGWPWKADFPYLYGSRDSEGRRGKSFCRDSRHFRWEHSWDGRALFQILRKTLSAELGNRVAPFSRLVDIKVDGLSKSGRVKALVFVTDRGRYRVEGDRLRWVMRPESASGSILRSTLFKMKVTRSGGRVASVSLKGAGNGHGTGMCQSGAIKMAEEGYDFREILLHYYPKITIERVYQAERGMDR comes from the coding sequence ATGAGATACGCGATCGTGGGAATAGCTATACTCGCTCTCGCAACGGTGATTTCTTGCGGAAGGCCGGAACCTGTCTACATTTCGGGAGACCCGGAAGCGCCCGATGAACAGTCATCACTGCCGGGCCCTGATCCTTCAGTCCATACAGGGACTGATCATTCGCCTCGAGTACGTGTGTTGATCCTGGAGACATCAGACAGGATAAGGGTCGAAGTAGATGGGGCCCAGGTAGAGGCGGCAGGATCAGATGTGCCCGGAAAGGCTCGCTCGCAAACGAAGGCCGATATTCGGGGCCGACTCGATATCACCCGAAATGGGAAGGAAATAAAGGTAGCCGGGGGTGGGCGGACAATCGCCCGTTCTCCCTGGATCATGATCAGGCCGGAGCCAGGCAGTGATTTTCGGATCGAAGGAAAGATCTACAGGGGCGCTCTTCTTCTCAGGAACATGGGCAGGCGTATTCAGGCTATCAATGTGATCGGTGTGGACGACTATATCAAGGGTGTACTTCCATCGGAGATCGGATATCTCCGTAAAGGCCAGTATGAGGCATACAGGGTGCAGGCCATCGCGGCCCGTTCTTATGCGATGGGAAAACTCGAAGAAAAGAAAAATTCTCCTTATGATCTGAAGGCGACGATAATGGACCAGGTCTACAGAGGAGTCGGTGGTGAAAATACTGAAGCGTCAGCAGCCGTCGATGAGACCAGGGGACTGGTTGGATTGTGGAATGGCAGGGTGATCACAGCCTACTACAGTTCCTGCTGTGGAGGGCATACGGCCGATATACGGGACGGGTGGCCCTGGAAAGCTGATTTTCCGTATTTATACGGCAGCAGGGATTCGGAAGGCCGCCGGGGAAAGTCCTTTTGTCGTGATTCAAGACATTTCAGGTGGGAACACAGCTGGGACGGCCGGGCTCTTTTCCAGATCCTGAGGAAGACCCTGTCTGCCGAGCTGGGTAATCGTGTCGCGCCATTCTCAAGGCTTGTCGATATAAAGGTAGACGGTCTTTCAAAGAGTGGTCGGGTCAAGGCTCTTGTCTTTGTGACCGACAGGGGCAGGTACAGGGTCGAGGGAGACAGGTTAAGATGGGTGATGAGGCCCGAATCAGCCAGTGGGTCGATCCTCCGAAGCACACTATTCAAGATGAAAGTGACCAGGTCAGGTGGAAGGGTCGCTTCAGTTTCATTAAAGGGTGCCGGGAATGGGCACGGTACAGGTATGTGCCAGAGCGGAGCGATCAAGATGGCCGAGGAGGGGTATGATTTCAGGGAGATCCTGCTCCACTACTATCCAAAAATAACTATCGAAAGGGTCTATCAGGCCGAACGGGGAATGGATCGATGA
- a CDS encoding RNA-binding protein, whose product MAKNIYVGNLPFSTTDDDLNQLFSPFGSVSSARIIKDKFTDRSRGFGFVEMDNDEEALKAIEGVNGKEIDGRALKVSEAKPREDKRGGGGGGGRGGGGGYGRDRY is encoded by the coding sequence ATGGCAAAGAATATTTATGTTGGAAACCTCCCGTTTTCAACGACTGATGATGATCTTAATCAGCTCTTCAGCCCTTTTGGCTCTGTAAGTTCAGCCCGCATTATCAAGGACAAGTTTACGGATCGATCCAGGGGCTTTGGTTTCGTAGAGATGGACAATGACGAAGAAGCATTGAAAGCCATCGAAGGTGTCAACGGCAAGGAAATTGATGGCCGCGCACTCAAAGTCAGCGAGGCAAAGCCCCGCGAGGACAAACGAGGAGGCGGAGGAGGCGGAGGTCGCGGTGGCGGCGGCGGATACGGCCGGGACAGATACTAG
- a CDS encoding C69 family dipeptidase, translating into MMLSRFTSILFTIIFLVGVWAGSGLEACTCILVGKNASVDGSTTTSHTCDSRLDRTWLEVVQGAKYHKGSTCGVYLGSRFTRYPGDTAGVRLMGQIPQVRETFAYLNSAYPCMNEKQLAIGESTFGGRAELRNKEAFFSCEELCRFALERASTCREAISLIGSLTKEFGYNDGGECLMFADTDEIWHFEIIGSGKDRVGSVWAAQRIPDDHVGVTANASRIMEIDPGDSENFMTSENVIDVAVENGWYDPDSGEPFRFCYAYDPGGRTSMAARRREWRVFDLLAPSLGLDPNSENYPISVRPDTLVTVRRVMEIFRDTFEGTEFDMTKFMYVETEDGKFEKSPYANPFMHYDMMPLMKVNGGWGKMGERCIARYYCAYITVTQSRGWMPDPVGGLVWFGWDNPAMTAFTPLYCGISNVPESWKLSGRQAFDRDCAWWGFNRVADLSAQKWGQMRVDVDSVRVAFEDRAFDDQAELEKKAVALFEKSPKRARKLLTEYSCGFAEETTAAYWDLGDHLWWKYTGKF; encoded by the coding sequence ATGATGCTTTCCCGGTTCACAAGTATTTTATTTACCATAATATTTCTGGTCGGTGTGTGGGCAGGTTCAGGGCTCGAGGCATGCACATGTATTCTTGTCGGGAAGAATGCTTCAGTTGATGGTTCGACGACGACTAGCCATACCTGCGACAGCAGGCTAGACAGGACATGGCTGGAAGTTGTTCAAGGGGCAAAATATCACAAGGGGAGTACTTGTGGTGTCTATCTTGGGTCGAGGTTCACCAGGTATCCCGGCGATACTGCGGGTGTCAGACTGATGGGTCAGATCCCCCAGGTTCGAGAGACGTTCGCTTATCTGAATTCAGCTTACCCATGCATGAATGAAAAGCAGCTCGCGATTGGCGAGTCCACATTCGGGGGAAGGGCTGAGTTGAGGAATAAAGAGGCTTTCTTTTCCTGTGAGGAACTATGTCGCTTCGCCCTGGAAAGGGCTTCTACCTGCAGAGAGGCCATCAGTTTGATAGGGTCGCTTACGAAGGAATTTGGATATAATGATGGTGGAGAGTGTCTTATGTTCGCCGATACGGATGAGATATGGCATTTCGAGATCATCGGTTCGGGAAAGGACAGGGTCGGTTCAGTATGGGCGGCGCAGCGCATACCGGACGACCATGTCGGGGTGACAGCCAACGCCAGCAGGATCATGGAGATCGATCCCGGCGATTCGGAAAATTTCATGACCAGTGAGAATGTCATTGATGTCGCTGTTGAAAATGGCTGGTACGATCCCGATTCGGGAGAGCCGTTCCGGTTCTGCTATGCTTATGACCCGGGGGGACGGACCAGTATGGCCGCGCGCCGAAGGGAATGGAGGGTATTCGACCTGCTTGCGCCATCTCTGGGGCTTGATCCAAACTCTGAGAACTATCCCATTTCTGTCAGACCCGATACCCTGGTCACTGTAAGGCGGGTAATGGAGATATTCAGGGATACCTTCGAGGGTACCGAGTTCGATATGACAAAGTTCATGTACGTGGAGACCGAAGACGGGAAATTCGAGAAGAGCCCGTACGCGAACCCGTTCATGCATTACGATATGATGCCCCTGATGAAGGTCAACGGGGGGTGGGGAAAGATGGGCGAGAGATGTATAGCCAGGTATTATTGCGCATATATCACTGTGACCCAGTCGCGTGGATGGATGCCCGATCCGGTAGGAGGACTGGTCTGGTTCGGATGGGACAATCCTGCCATGACTGCTTTTACTCCTCTCTACTGCGGGATCTCCAATGTGCCCGAAAGCTGGAAACTAAGCGGGCGCCAGGCCTTCGACAGGGATTGTGCCTGGTGGGGGTTCAATCGTGTTGCCGACCTGTCTGCTCAGAAATGGGGGCAGATGAGAGTCGATGTCGATTCCGTAAGAGTGGCGTTCGAAGACAGGGCTTTCGATGACCAGGCAGAGCTGGAGAAAAAAGCGGTAGCCCTGTTCGAAAAAAGCCCAAAGAGAGCCAGAAAGTTACTTACCGAATATTCCTGCGGGTTTGCCGAAGAGACAACGGCTGCGTACTGGGACCTTGGAGACCATCTCTGGTGGAAATACACCGGAAAGTTCTGA